Part of the Syntrophorhabdaceae bacterium genome is shown below.
AGGCAAGTTCAGAGCCACCGGCGACTATACGGCGGTCCTCCAACTTCCTTTTTACCCTGTCACCTATGCCATGGGAGGCGCGTTTGTGATAGCCGGTCTTATCCTCATCTTCGAATCAGTACACCGCGGAGGTTCCAATGGCTGAGGTATTGGTAGGTTGTGCAGGAATTGTCCTTCTCCTCGTTCTCTTTGCCATAGGCGTAGAATTGGCCTATGCCATGGGTATCATCGGTCTGGTGGGACTTGTCTATCTGCGTTCGACCAACCCCGCCGTAAGCCTCTTATCAAAGGACTTCTTTGATGCCTTTGCCTCGTACTCCTTTACGGTGATACCCCTGTTTATGCTTATGGGCCAGATAGCCTTTAACTCAGGCATGGCTGAAGAGCTGTACAAAACGGCCCGAAAATTTATCGGACATGTCCCGGGTGGCCTCGCCCTGGCGACTGTGGTGGGCGCAACCCTCTTTAAGGCGATTACCACATCGAGTCTCGCAACCTCAGCCACCTTCTCGTCGGTGGCGATCCCCGAGATGGACAAATATGGCTATGGCAGGAAGCTTTCAACCGGTGTTGTGGCAAGCGTGGGTACTCTCGGTTTCTTGATTCCGCCGGCCGGTTCAATGATCATTATGGCCATGTTGACCGAACAATCCATCGGCAGACTCTTCCTCGCCGGGGCTGTACCCGGTATGATAATAGCGGTCCTATTCTTCTTGACAGTCGTGGGCTGGTGTAAGATCAACCCGGGTCTTGGCCCGCGAGGACCTGTTTTCACATGGAAGGACCGGATGAGTTCGGTCCCGCAGGTGTTTTGGCCGCTACTGATCTTTGTCGTGATAATCGGAGGGTTGATGGCGGGATTCTTCACGCCCACTGAGGCGGGAAGCATTGGCGCCATAGCCCTGATTATCCTTACCGTATTGAAGCGCGATCTGAACTTCCCGGCCTTTACGAAATCGGTCAGGGAGTCGCTACGCATGTCCGCAATGATACTTATGCTGCTATCCGGCTCGGCCGTGCTTGGCCATTTCGTTGAGATGGCGAAGATTCCAGCCCTTGTTGCGGAGTGGACCGTTTCTTTGGCCCTACCGCGGAGCGTCATCATGATCCTCATCATCTTTATATATCTTTTGGGTGGATCCTTTATCGATGACCTGGCTTTTATGATTCTTGCGACTCCTATATTCTTTCCCGTAGTATTAAAACTTGGTTTCGACCCGGTATGGTTTGCAGTCATCATCGGAGTGTCGCTGATGATCGGTGTCATTATACCCCCTGTGGCAATTGCGGTATTTGTGGTGGCAGGTATCACCAAGGAATCGATGGGACTTGTATATAAGGGGTGCGCCCCGTTTCTTATTGCACTTGTTCTGGTTCTTGGGCTCCTGTTCGTCTTTCCGGGGCTTGCAACGTGGTTACCGTCCGTTCTCATGAAAGTATCATAGGGGATAGTATCGCCGGGTCAGTATGAGGAGTGAAAATTTGAATTTGCCGGCCACTGGAGGAGAAGCATGATAGGAAATAAGGAACAGACCGATGTGATAGTGATTGGTTCGGGCGTGACCGGGATGGCTGCTGCGGTCACCGCCGCAGAGGGAGGCGCGAAAGTCATCGTTTTTGAGAAGCAGCAGTCCCTGGGAGGGACTTCGAACTTCTTCTCCGGTCTATTTGCAGTGGAAACGGAGAGACAGCGGATAAATTACATAACGTACAGCCGGGACGAAGCTTTCAAGAATATCATGGAGTATAGCCACTGGCGAGCTAATGCACGGCTCGTCAGGGCCGTCGTGAACGAATCCGCCGAGACCGTCGCCTGGTTTATGCATTATGGGGTCGAGTTCAGACCGGAAACAATTAACATGCCCGAGTCGCCCCGTACCTACCACCCCGTGAAAGGGCAGGGTGCATCGATCATAAAGGCTCTTGCCACAGCGGGCAAAGAGAGAGGTGTGCGATTCGAACCGGGTGTGACAGTGCGAAGGATTGTCAAGGAGGGCGGCAGGATAGCCGGTGTCGTTGCTGAAAAGAACGATGAGGAGATTGAATTTGCTGCCAGGGCGGTGATCATCGCGAGCGGCGGCTACGCGAACAACAAAGAATGGATAAAAAAATACTGCGGTTTCGATCTGAACGTAAACATGACTCCAATCGGCAACGTTGATAAGATGGGTGATGGCATACGCATGGCCTTCGAGGCCGGCGCGGCCGAGGAGGGTCTCGGTGTACTGGAAACCTTTAGCGCGGGGCCATTCGGACCGGATTATGTTTTGAAAGGATCGCTTGAGATGGTCGGCGCTCAGCCTGACCTGTGGGTCGATCCGCGTGGAGAAAGGTACTGCGACGAAAGTGTCTCTTTCTACGACACCTCCATGGGCAACGCCAGCGCGCGCTACAAAGAAGGATTTACTTACAGGCTCTCGGACGACTCGATTCTGCAAATCCTCATGGAGAAGGGAATCGAGAAACAGGTCGGGATGGACAATCCTGTGGGAACACGGCCCGTCGATTTTGCCAGAGAGTTAAAGGCTGCTCTCGAAAGAGGCAGTACCGATGTGTTTGCCGCGGACTCGATCGAGGAGCTGGCCGAAAAGATGGGTGTTGAGAAAGATGTACTGAAGGCAACCGTTGAGGAGTACAATAACTTCTGTGCTCGCGGCCACGATGAACTCTTTGCCAAAGATCGAAAATACCTGCGTCCACTCAAAGGGCCGAAGTTCTACGCCATCAGAGCCCGATGTATATTTCTCGGAACCCTTGGCGGCATCAAGATTAATCACCGGGCGGAGGTAATCGATAAAAAGGGCAATATAATCCCAGGTCTCTATGCGGGAGGATTCGACGCAGGCGGAATGTGGGGAGACAGTTACTGCATTAAAGTCTCCTCAGGCCTTTCCGCGGGATTTGCAGCAAATTCAGGCCGCATAGCTGGCAAGAACGTGCTTAAATACCTGGGCAGTTAGGCATGCCGTCTCGGACATCCCGTTTTTTCATTCCGACTGCGTTCACCGAGATGCTTGTTGAACAATGAATTTTGAGCAAGTCACAAAGAAAGCCTACTTTCAGTACCATTTCCGCGCTGATGCACCGTGTGTCCGGGTAACCGTTGCCGCTGCCCCTGAGGTAGATGTTTCCGAACAGGTTACCCTCTTCAAGAAATGGTCCGAAAAGGACGGCCGACATAGAAGGGTCATCACTGGTGGATCATTCGGGTATTACGACCTTGAGCCGCTGGTGATAATCGAAAAGCCTGGCCGTTCCACTATTCTGTACCCTCATGTCACCGCAAACCTTGCGTTTGAGCTTATTCCGGATTGTATTGAGGGGGACGACCCGAGACCTGATCTCGCCTTATGCCTCTTGGGGGGCGAAGAGATTCGCGGTATCCCGACGTGCCAGGCCTTACCCATGTTCAGCCTTCAGAAACGTGTTGCCTTGCGAAATTGCGGCCGTGTTGACCCTGAGAATATCGACTCTTACATAGCTGGCTGCGGAGGCTACGCAGGCCTTTCGGGGGCGCTGGACATGAGCCCGTTCGACGTTATGGAGGAAGTAAGGCGATCCCGTCTGAGAGACAGGCGGGATGGGCAGCCGACGGTTGAGAAGTGGAAGATTGTTCGCGATGCCGGGAAAGACGAAAAATATGTCATCTGTAGCGCCGTCGACAGCGATGCTCAGGCACGGACAGCGAGACTTCTTCTGCAGTCAGACCCTCACACGGTTTTGGAGGGTATGTTGATTACCGCCAATGCTGTGGCGGCCTCGCGGTGTATCGTCGTAGTGCCTTCAGGAGATGATGACACACTGAAAAAGCTCAGAAAGGCACTCGTGCAAATGCGGGATTACGACCTCGTGGGCGAAGACATCCTTGGCTCCGGCTTCAGTTGCGACATAGAAATCAGGGAGATGGCGCCGTCGCTTTTGTCAGGTGAAGAAAGCGCTCTTTTAAGTTGGCTGGCAGGCGGCCAGCCTGTTCCAGAGCCGCGGAATCGCCCTGGTATGCCGCCGCTTCTCTGGGGTAAGCCAGTTATCGTCAACGACGCGGAAACCCTGGCAAATGTGGCTGCGTTCCTTCAGAGAGGTGCCGCGTGGTTCGCTGGCATAGGTACTACCGCAAGCGCGGGATCAAAGGTCATTGATCTGGCCGGCGAGATGGTCCATCAGTATACGGTGGAAGTGCCCTTCGGGACTACCCTGAGCGATGTCGTGCGTCAAATAGGGGGTGTATCGGCCGGCGAACCCATAAAGGCTGTCCAGTTTGGTGGCCCTACCGGTTCATTCTTCAGTGCCGATGATTCTGGCCTCACTATAGACTACGGTAACCTGGATGTCACCGGCTCGACCATGGGATCGGGAAGGATCAGCGTGATAGCGCATGACGCCTGCGCCGTGGAGATGACAGAACATGTAATGTCCTATTTGCAGACGCAGTCTTGCGGAAAGTGTGTTTTCTGCAGAGAGGGGACGCTTCAAATATCGGAGATCCTCGAGGATGTGGCCCGGGGCGAGGGCAGGCCCCAGGATATCGATCTTCTGACTGAGCTTGGTGAAGCCATGAGGGCACCTTCCCTGTGCGGCCTGGGTAGAAATGCGTCTAATCCGGTCTTGAGCAGTATAAGACTATTTCGTCATGAATATGATGCCCATATCAAGCAAAAGAAGTGCACGCAAGGCCATGATTAAGAGAACGGCCAACAAGGAGTTCTGCGTGTCCTCTGACCAAGTTTGTCCTTTTGCGGCGATCAAAAAAATGGATGAGTATTGAAGACGATCCGACTTATCGTTGATGACAAGAATATCGAGGCGCATCAAGGGAAGACTGTGCTCGAATCTTGCCTTGATGCGGCGATATACATCCCTCATTTGTGCCATCACCCGGATCTTTCGCCAATTGGCGCGTGCCGGCTTTGTGTTGTCGAAATAGAGGGTATGGAGGGCCTGCAACCGTCGTGTACCACTGCCGCCACCGAGGGTATGGTGGTCAGGACGAAAAGCCTCGAGGTCGATCGTATGCGGCGCCTCGCCATGGAACTCATACTCGCCGGCCATCCTCCGGACTGTAATACGTGCGTCAAATACCTTAATTGCGAACTCCAATCGATCAAGCAATACCTCGTGGACGATCAGCTCAGGGTGAGAAGACGGTCCAAACTCTTTCCGGTTCTATCCACGAACCCTCTCTTCCTTTCGGACCCAAACAAATGCATTCTTTGCGGACGCTGCGTGAGGGCTTGTCGAGAACTGCGCGGAGTAGGAGTTCTGCACTACCGGAAAAAAGACAAAGAGACATATATCGGGACCGCCGGGGATATCCCCCTTGTTGAATCCGGCTGCCGGTTCTGCGGGGCCTGCGTGGAAGTCTGTCCCACAGGTGCTATAATGGACAAAAAAGAGTTTGCCAAAGACAAAAGCCGAAAAGCCTCGATTGTCCCATGCCGGTTTTCCTGTCCCGCTGAGATCGATGTTCCAAGATACATCCGTTTTATCCGTGAAAAGAAATATGCCGATGCCTTAGCGGTCGTTAAGGAAAAAGTACCTTTCCCCCGGGTGCTCGGGTATGTATGTAATCATCCGTGCGAGGAGGCTTGCAGAAGAGGCGAACTGAACGATGCCATCTCGATACGTGGTCTCAAGCGTCATGCCGCCGAGCATCAGGAGGGCAAGCTGAGGGAAAGGTCTTCCACCAGGAAACCGCCCACGGGCAACAAGGTGGCCATTGTCGGCTCCGGTCCGGCCGGTCTCACGGCGGCGTACTATCTTGCAGTCCAGGGGCACTCTGTAGAGGTCTTTGAGTCTCTTGCTTTGCCCGGAGGAATGCTCCGCTACGGCATTCCAGGGTACCGCCTGCCCAGAGACGTGATCGACGATGAGATCCAGGCAATAGAGAACTTGGGCGTTAAAATCCAGACGAGTACCCGTGTGGACTCGGTTGATTCGCTTTTGACAGACGGTTTTAATGCTGTTCTCGTCTCGATCGGGGCTCACCTGGGTGTAAAACTGACGATCCCAGGGGCAGACGGAGAGGACATCCTGGTTGGTACGGATTTTCTCAGGGCGGCGAGCCAGGGAAAGAAAATAGACGTAGGGAAGAGGGTCTTGGTGTTGGGCGGAGGCAATGTCGCGTTTGATTGCGCGCGAGTTGCATTGAGGCTTGGCGCAGATGAGGTATCCATGGCTTGCCTTGAAAGCAAAGCGGATATGCCGGCCGGACGCGATGAGATTGATCAGGGAACGGAAGAGGGGATAATTATCTACCCATCGAGGACGTGTACCCGAATCCTTCGGGACAACGGAAAGATCAAAGGTCTCGAATTCTTGGAGGTCGAATCGTTCGGTTTTGACGAAGACAATAACCTGGAGGTCACTACCGTCGTTGATTCACGGCACATGTTGCAAAGCGATACTATCATTTTCGCCATCGGCCAGAGGCCAGACGTGCCTGCGACCCTTGGGCTCAATACCACGTCAAACGGACTCGTTGAGTTTGACCCCTATACCCTCGTCGCGGGCAGGGAGGAGGTATTTGTAGCTGGCGATGCAGCGACCGGCACCGGGTCAGTAATCCAGGCCATCGCTTCCGGCAGAAAAGCTGCTGTAGCCATTGACAGATTTCTTGGAGGCCGGGGAAATATTGACGAAAAGCTGGCGCCAGTTGCCGAGCCCGATAAATATCTTGGACCGGAGCAAGGGTTTGCCGCGATGGCGCGATGTAAAGAGAAACATGTGCCACCGGAACAAAGGATTCATAGTTTCTGCAGCGTGGCAGAAGGCATGGGTGATGAGGCTGCAACAAACGAAGCGAAACGATGTCTCCAATGTGATCTAAGGCTCATGATCAAGCCCGTGAAGTTTTGGACGAGTTATTAGTGTCGTCTCCCTTATGCAGCGCCAGATGAAGGCGCTGTAGTGTAGCTCCGCCCGAGTATCCTAATACCGCCAATTGTGATCCTTCAGGAAACGGAATTAAGACCCTGGACAACCTGCGTCGTTTGTTACGAGAGACGGGCCATGACGCAGCACTGGAATGAAAACCTTTTGTAACAGCTCTTGACTAGTGATATAATAGATAACCATCATGTCGGTAATAAAGAACATATCTCTCGAAGATAAGATCGAAACCATCAAGCAATTCGCGGAGTTTATGCAACTTGATCACGAGCCCCTGATGCCCCTGGTCCCCGTTGCAGCCTGTTATGAGTTTATGAGGGGGGATCTGATTTTCCGCGAGCACGACGCGTCAAAGTTTCTCTACATCGTTCAGAAGGGTCGTGTTAAGTGCTTCAAGCAATCAGGTACCGGGAAAACTTTTGTTGCCTATGTGGCCAGTTGCGGTGGCTCCCTGAATGGGATAGCGGTATTCTCCGGACTACCGCACTTTCTTTCCGCTCAGGCGATTGAGGGTGTGACACTGTTACGGATAAAACGAGAAGATTACGTACCGATCGTAATCGGAGACCCAAAGATTTTGTTTGGGACGATCCTGAGTATGGAACAGGCCCTAAGGTCCGCATACGATAGGCTCATAGACGCGGTGGGTGAAAGGGCCAGTCAAAG
Proteins encoded:
- a CDS encoding TRAP transporter large permease gives rise to the protein MAEVLVGCAGIVLLLVLFAIGVELAYAMGIIGLVGLVYLRSTNPAVSLLSKDFFDAFASYSFTVIPLFMLMGQIAFNSGMAEELYKTARKFIGHVPGGLALATVVGATLFKAITTSSLATSATFSSVAIPEMDKYGYGRKLSTGVVASVGTLGFLIPPAGSMIIMAMLTEQSIGRLFLAGAVPGMIIAVLFFLTVVGWCKINPGLGPRGPVFTWKDRMSSVPQVFWPLLIFVVIIGGLMAGFFTPTEAGSIGAIALIILTVLKRDLNFPAFTKSVRESLRMSAMILMLLSGSAVLGHFVEMAKIPALVAEWTVSLALPRSVIMILIIFIYLLGGSFIDDLAFMILATPIFFPVVLKLGFDPVWFAVIIGVSLMIGVIIPPVAIAVFVVAGITKESMGLVYKGCAPFLIALVLVLGLLFVFPGLATWLPSVLMKVS
- a CDS encoding FAD-dependent oxidoreductase produces the protein MIGNKEQTDVIVIGSGVTGMAAAVTAAEGGAKVIVFEKQQSLGGTSNFFSGLFAVETERQRINYITYSRDEAFKNIMEYSHWRANARLVRAVVNESAETVAWFMHYGVEFRPETINMPESPRTYHPVKGQGASIIKALATAGKERGVRFEPGVTVRRIVKEGGRIAGVVAEKNDEEIEFAARAVIIASGGYANNKEWIKKYCGFDLNVNMTPIGNVDKMGDGIRMAFEAGAAEEGLGVLETFSAGPFGPDYVLKGSLEMVGAQPDLWVDPRGERYCDESVSFYDTSMGNASARYKEGFTYRLSDDSILQILMEKGIEKQVGMDNPVGTRPVDFARELKAALERGSTDVFAADSIEELAEKMGVEKDVLKATVEEYNNFCARGHDELFAKDRKYLRPLKGPKFYAIRARCIFLGTLGGIKINHRAEVIDKKGNIIPGLYAGGFDAGGMWGDSYCIKVSSGLSAGFAANSGRIAGKNVLKYLGS
- a CDS encoding NADH-ubiquinone oxidoreductase-F iron-sulfur binding region domain-containing protein is translated as MNFEQVTKKAYFQYHFRADAPCVRVTVAAAPEVDVSEQVTLFKKWSEKDGRHRRVITGGSFGYYDLEPLVIIEKPGRSTILYPHVTANLAFELIPDCIEGDDPRPDLALCLLGGEEIRGIPTCQALPMFSLQKRVALRNCGRVDPENIDSYIAGCGGYAGLSGALDMSPFDVMEEVRRSRLRDRRDGQPTVEKWKIVRDAGKDEKYVICSAVDSDAQARTARLLLQSDPHTVLEGMLITANAVAASRCIVVVPSGDDDTLKKLRKALVQMRDYDLVGEDILGSGFSCDIEIREMAPSLLSGEESALLSWLAGGQPVPEPRNRPGMPPLLWGKPVIVNDAETLANVAAFLQRGAAWFAGIGTTASAGSKVIDLAGEMVHQYTVEVPFGTTLSDVVRQIGGVSAGEPIKAVQFGGPTGSFFSADDSGLTIDYGNLDVTGSTMGSGRISVIAHDACAVEMTEHVMSYLQTQSCGKCVFCREGTLQISEILEDVARGEGRPQDIDLLTELGEAMRAPSLCGLGRNASNPVLSSIRLFRHEYDAHIKQKKCTQGHD
- a CDS encoding FAD-dependent oxidoreductase translates to MKTIRLIVDDKNIEAHQGKTVLESCLDAAIYIPHLCHHPDLSPIGACRLCVVEIEGMEGLQPSCTTAATEGMVVRTKSLEVDRMRRLAMELILAGHPPDCNTCVKYLNCELQSIKQYLVDDQLRVRRRSKLFPVLSTNPLFLSDPNKCILCGRCVRACRELRGVGVLHYRKKDKETYIGTAGDIPLVESGCRFCGACVEVCPTGAIMDKKEFAKDKSRKASIVPCRFSCPAEIDVPRYIRFIREKKYADALAVVKEKVPFPRVLGYVCNHPCEEACRRGELNDAISIRGLKRHAAEHQEGKLRERSSTRKPPTGNKVAIVGSGPAGLTAAYYLAVQGHSVEVFESLALPGGMLRYGIPGYRLPRDVIDDEIQAIENLGVKIQTSTRVDSVDSLLTDGFNAVLVSIGAHLGVKLTIPGADGEDILVGTDFLRAASQGKKIDVGKRVLVLGGGNVAFDCARVALRLGADEVSMACLESKADMPAGRDEIDQGTEEGIIIYPSRTCTRILRDNGKIKGLEFLEVESFGFDEDNNLEVTTVVDSRHMLQSDTIIFAIGQRPDVPATLGLNTTSNGLVEFDPYTLVAGREEVFVAGDAATGTGSVIQAIASGRKAAVAIDRFLGGRGNIDEKLAPVAEPDKYLGPEQGFAAMARCKEKHVPPEQRIHSFCSVAEGMGDEAATNEAKRCLQCDLRLMIKPVKFWTSY
- a CDS encoding Crp/Fnr family transcriptional regulator — its product is MSVIKNISLEDKIETIKQFAEFMQLDHEPLMPLVPVAACYEFMRGDLIFREHDASKFLYIVQKGRVKCFKQSGTGKTFVAYVASCGGSLNGIAVFSGLPHFLSAQAIEGVTLLRIKREDYVPIVIGDPKILFGTILSMEQALRSAYDRLIDAVGERASQRVCDVLYMLRGKFGPELQFSGEEIGELSGTTTETTIRILSTLKQRKIIHSDRRKIRILNDVELKNMSHFPEHSPGRA